The DNA window AACCGCCGTCTGGCGCCAGGCCAGTCAGCAGAACGTCTTCAAAGTTTAGTGCGGGGGCCTTGCCCCGGGTGCTGATGTATTTCACGTTGTTCTCGATTCTAGCTACAGTAGTCGCGTAAAGCCCACCCTAGAGCGGACTCCTTCAAATAATCATTGGTCGGACGTCAGACGTCAGACTCAAAGATCAGCCCGCCAGGGACTCCACCCGAATCCGGGTGACTTCGCCAACGATGCTTTCCAGGCCTTCGATCTGAGCCACCGCTGAAGACAGTTTGCCCTCGATGGTGCGGTTGGTCAGGATGATCATCGGCACCAGATTGGCCTCTTCCGGCGGCTCCTTCTGGATCAGGGCTTCGATGCTGATGCCCTCGTCGCTGAGAATCTGGGCCACCCGTGACAGCACCCCGGGACGATCCACGGCGGACATCCGCAAGTAAAAGGCGGTCTCTACCTCATCGATGGGCAGCACCGGGTGGGCGCTCAGGGCCGATTGCTGGAAGGCCAGGTACGGTACTCGGGCATCCGGTGTGGCGCCAAGGGTCCGCGCAACGTCAATAATATCGGCCACCACTGCCGAGGCGGTGGGCTCGCTGCCCGCACCCGCGCCGTAGTATAGGCTGGGGCCGACGGCGTCGGATTGCACCAACACCGCGTTCATTACGCCATTAACGTTGGCGATCAGGCGCTTGACGGGAATCAGCGTGGGGTGAACCCGCAGCTCAATACCGTTGTCAGTGTCCCGGGCAATACCCAGGTGCTTGATGCGATAACCCAGCTCTTCCGCGTAAGTGACATCCTCAGGCGCAATGCGGCTGATGCCCTCGGTGTAGACCTTGTCGAATTGGAGCGGAATACCAAAGGCCAGCGACGCGAGAATAACCAGTTTGTGGGCGGCGTCGATACCCTCTACATCAAAGGTGGGGTCCGCTTCGGCATACCCCAGCGCCTGGGCTTCGGCCAGCACATCGCTGAAGTCCCGGCCCTTATCGCGCATTTCTGTCAGGATGAAGTTGCCCGTGCCGTTGATAATCCCGGCCAGCCATTGAATCCGGTTACCGGCCAGACCTTCCCGCAGGGCTTTGATAATCGGAATGCCCCCAGCTACAGCCGCTTCAAACGCCACAGAGACGCCTTTTTCGGCAGCCACGGCGAAAATTTCGTTACCGTGCTCGGCGATCAACGCCTTGTTGGCCGTCACCACATGCTTGCCGTTTTCAATGGCGCGCAGAACCAGATCTTTGGCCGTGGTCGTGCCACCAATCAGCTCAACAACAATATCGATTTCCGGGTTGTCCGCGACCGCGAACACATCGCGGTTTACCGCTGTAGCACCCACGTCACTGTCCTCACAGCCACGCCGGGCGCCGATTTCGGCCACCACAATTTCGGCGCCCACACGGGCGGCAATCTCTGCCGCATTGCGGGTCAGCACGGCATAGGTGCCGCTACCAACTGTTCCGAAACCACAAATACCTACTTTGACCGGATCCACGGACGCTCCTTAGTCATTTTGTACCGTAAAGAATGATGCCAGCGAACCCTCACGGGCGCTGGAAAAGGCGAACATTTTAGTCAAGCCGGGGCACTAAAGCCATCGCCACCGGCATTATTCCGGGGCGACGGGCTTCAATGGATCAGGACTCGCTTTGCAGAACGACCTTGGCAAGGCGGTCAGCAGGCATATAACCAGGAATCAACTGGCCAGAGGTCGTCACAATCGCCGGTGTACCCGTGACACCGACTTCGCCGCCGAGCTTGTATTCCTCGGCAATGGGGTTGTCACAGCTCTTCTCAGGAATGGGCCGACGGTCTTTCAGCGCATCCATCGCCGCGAGCCGGTCATCTGCACACCAGGCCGACTCCATCTTCTTGTAGGTTGGCGTACCCAAACCGGCCCGCGGGTAAGCGAGGTAGCGGACCTCTATCCCCATCGCGTTGAGCTCAGGTACCTCCTTGTGCAGCTTTTGGCAGTATCCGCAATCCACATCGGTGAACACGTACACCGCCCCCTTGGGCTTACCCTCCGGGCTGAAGATAATCATATCCTCCCGCTTCACCTCGGCCATCAGCTTTTGCCGCTCGCCGTTGCGCCGGGTTTCGGCCAGATTGACAAAGCCCGTTTCGGTGACCGAGTACATATCGCCGAGGAAAAAGTATTTGCCGTCGGCAGATACATAGATTTCGGGTCCGTTTTGCAGCTCAACACGGTAAATGCCAGCGACATCACTGGGCGCAACCTGGCTGATCACCACATCGGGACGTGCGGTTTTAAAGCGCTGGCGAATCGCCGCCTCATCGCCACCAGCAGCCTGACTGGATCCGGCTGCAACGGCGGGCTTGTCTGCATCTGCGTCAGACGCCTGCTTTGAGCACGCCGCGGTAAGGGTCAGCGCAAGCGTCAGGGTCAAGCCACTGGCGCAACGCAAGAAAGTGGTTTTTTTGGTCTTCAAAATCGACTCCGTCATCACAAATAACTGCTTTAAGAACACCGAAAACGTTAGGAGTTCAGCACGCTAACCCCTGGGGTGGTGGGCTGCGTGCAGGGCTTTCATTCGCTCCCGAGCCACGTGAGTGTATATCTGGGTGGTACTCAGGTCACTGTGGCCGAGAAGCAATTGTACCACCCGCAAGTCGGCACCGTGGTTAATCAGGTGGGTGGCAAAAGCGTGGCGCAGGGTGTGTGGCGAAATGGTGGCCCGAATTCCGGCAACCGTCGCCCAGTGCTTTATGCGATGCCAAAAGGTCTGCCGGGTCATCTGCCCGCCGCGCTGACTGAGAAAAATCACCTCCGTTGGCGGCCCTGCACAAAGCGCGGGTCGCCCATAGCGCAGATACTTCTGCAGCCAGTCGAGCGCCTCTTCCCCCATCGGCACCAAGCGCTCCTTATTGCCCTTGCCTATTACCTTGACCACTCCCTGATTGGTGCTGACCTGAGAAAACTGCAGCCCAATCAATTCGGTAACTCGCAGGCCAGAGGCATACAGCAGCTCCAACATGGCCCGGTCGCGCAACCCGAGGGGTTCATCAACATTGGGCGCCAATAGTAGCGCCTCAACATCGCGCTCGCTGAGGGATTTCGGCAGTGGCCGACCCAGCTTGGGCGAATCGATATCAGCGGTAGGGTCTACTTGAATGCGCGATTCTCTGAGGTGGTAGCGATAAAATCCCCGCAAACACGATAGTAATCGGGCGCTGCTGCGAACCGAACGCTGGAGCGCACCCTGGGCTCCCAGATAAGCCAGCACCTGCGCTTTACCGGCCTGGAGCAGGCCGACACCCTCTCGCTCAGCCAGCCATTGCGCCCAAAACGTCAAATCTCTCCGGTAAGCCTCCAATGTGTTGGCGGCCAGCCCTTTCTCCAGCCACAGTGCATCGACGTAGCCATCAATCAGACGGAGATCACTCTGGGGAACATCAACTGCCATCAACTGGCTTCCTGAGAACATGTTGCGGGCCATCATATCAGCCCAAACCGCACTCAAGCGATTTTACACCGGCACAAAAAAAGGCAGCCTCGGGCTGCCTTTCTCGGAGCGAATCGGGCTTGCGCCCAACCACTTAGCCTTTGTTGGCCAGCTTTTCTTTGATGCGGGCAGAACGACCGCTGCGCTCGCGCAGGTAGTACAGTTTGGCTTGACGTACATCACCGCGACGCTTGACCTGGATGCTGTCGATCAGCGGGCTGTAAGTTTGGAAAGTACGCTCAACGCCAACACCGTGAGAAATTTTACGCACGGTGAAAGCAGAGTTCAGGGCGCGGTTGCGAACACCGATGACCACACCTTCAAAGGCCTGCAGACGCTCGCGGTTACCTTCTTTTACTTTTACCTGAACGACAACGGTGTCGCCGGGGCCGAATTCTGGCAGTTCTTTGGCGGTTTGTTCCGCTTCCAGCTCAGCGATAATTTTGTTGGTGCTCATGGCCTGCTCCTAAAAATAAAAAGTGTAGCTTCACAGCTAGCTTGTCAGTTAATCGTCACACTCGCGGATAAATTCCGCCAGCAGTAATTTTTGCTCTTCACTCAGATCGCACTTTTCCAGCAGATCCGGGCGTCTTTGCCAGGTCCGACCCAGCGACTGCTTGAGCCGCCAGCGCCGTATTGCCTCGTGATTGCCACTGGTTAGCACCGCCGGCACCGAGCTCCCCTGATAGGTTTCGGGCCGTGTGTAATGCGGACAATCCAATAATCCGTCGGTGAAGGAGTCCTGCTGCGCAGACAGCGGATGCCCCAACACGCCTGGCAACAGACGGCTTACACCATCGATCACCACCATGGCAGCCAACTCACCGCCACTGAGCACATAATCACCAATCGACAACTCCTCATCGACCAGTTCATTGATCAAGCGCTCGTCCACTCCCTCATACCGACCCGCCAGCAGTATTAATGCAGGCTCTTGGGCCAGGGCCTCAAGCCGTTGCTGGCTGAGTGTCTGCCCCTGGGGAGACAGATAAATCACTTTGGCTCCCTGCGCCACTTTCGCCTTGGCCTCAGTAATGGCCTTAGCGAGGGGCGGTGCCATCATCACCATCCCGGGACCACCGCCGTAGGGCCGGTCATCCACCGTCTGGTGACGATCCGCAGTAAAATAGCGGGGGTTAACACAGCTAATTGCCAACCCACCGCTGCTTACCGCTCTGCCGGTCACGCCATAATCGCTGACCGCGCTAAACATCTCTGGAAACAAGGTCACGACGGCAATATCCATGACTCGTCTCCCAAAAACCTGACTAGTCAACGGCGTTGTTAAAAGGCCGGATCCCAGTCCACTAACATCTCCCCCGCCTGGAGATCGATGCGCTCTACAAACTGTCCTGGCAGATAAGGCACCAGGCGTTGCTGCTTGTCGATGCTACCCTGGCAGGCTTTCACCACCAGCACATCGTTGGCACCGGTTTCCATCAGATCGCTCACCTCACCCAGCAACTGCATGCCGCCCTGATGGGTATAGACTTTTAAGCCGATCAATTGGTGCCAGTAATATTCACCCTCTTCGAGTGACGGCAGCGCATCGTTGGCAATTGCCAGCTCCACGCCACAAAACTCTCTGGCCGCGTCTCTATCGTCTACCCCAGCCAGCTGGGCCACAATGCCCTTGCCGTGCCGCTGACTGGTGACGATTTCCAGCGCTTTCCACTCTTTATCCCGACGATAAAAGCAGCGGGAGTGGTTCAGAAAGTTCTCTAACGGGTCGGTGAAGGAATGCACCTTCACCCAACCTTTCACCCCGTAAACCGTGGTGATCTTCGCAATCACCACATAATCGCCGGGGCCTGCCATAAATTAAGCGGCAGCGCTTTCTTTCTGACTGTCTTTCAGCAACTGAGCAACGCGATCAGACACTTGCGCGCCTTGGCTAACCCAGTACTCAACGCGCGCAGCGTCAACACGCAGACGCTCTTCCTGACCACGAGCGATCGGGTTGAAAAAACCTACGCGCTCAATAAACCGGCCGTTGCGAGAAGAGCGGCTGTCAGTAACAGTCAGGTGGTAGAAAGGACGCTTTTTAGAGCCGCCGCGAGACAAACGAATAGTGACCATTCTTGTTTCATTTCCTGTTGTTTACGGCGAGCCTGTCGACCCGCTGCTAAAAAATTTGCACAACCACGCACAGGGCGCGGCCGTAAAGGCGCGGCATTATAAGGGAAATGCGTGGTGTTTGAAACACTTAGGGATTTATTTCTGGCGAATTTCGCGACTCCAATATCCCCGCAGCGGACAGACTGAGAACTCGCCCGGAGAGAAAATAATTTTAAAGATTAATTTCAGTTAGTTAGCCTGATCTTTGCAAGTTTATTATCAAGACAAAAGCGCCCTAGCCACCGGCGCCCTGTCTACATAATCAGCCAACTCACTCAGCCGGCGCGCCTTACATGCCAGGGAAGCGACCACCGCCGGGCGGCATCATACCGCCCATTCCGCGCATCATATTGGTCATGCCGCCCTTCTGCCCCATCTTCTTCATCATCTTCGCCATCTGCTTGTGCTGCTTTAGCAGGCGATTCAGATCCTGGATTTCGGTGCCCGAGCCAACGGTGATACGGCGCTTGCGAGAGCCATTGAGAATATCCGGATTGCGGCGCTCAGCGGGCGTCATGGAGTTGATGATGGCTTCCATGCGCGTGAACATTTTGCTATCCACCTGACTCTGGGCCATCTGGGCCATATTGCCCATGCCCGGCAGCTTGTCGAGCAGGCCACCAAGCCCGCCCATCTGCTGCATTTGTTGAAGCTGGTCGCGCAGATCTTCCAGATCGAACTTCTTGCCCTTTTTCAGCTTCTTGGCCAGCTTCTCGGCTTTTTGCTTGTCGAGCTTGGCCTCGGCTTCATCGATCAGCGACAGGATGTCGCCCATCCCCAAAATACGGGAGGCGATACGATCAGGGTAGAAGGGGTCGAGGGCATCGGTTTTTTCGCCGGTACCGATAAACTTGATGGGCTTGCCAGTGATATGACGCACTGACAGCGCAGCACCACCGCGGCTATCGGCGTCAGCCTTGGTCAAAATCACCCCGGTGAGTGGCAGCGCCTCGTTGAAGGCCTTTGCGGTATTGGCCGCATCCTGACCGGTCATGGCATCCACCACGAACAGGGTTTCGACCGGATTGATGGCCGCGTGCAAATCGGTGATTTCGGTCATCATATCGGCGTCGACGTGGAGTCGACCGGCCGTATCCACAATCACCACATCAAAAAAGCGCAGCTTGGCTTCGCTGATTGCGCCTTTGGCGATATCCACCGGCTTTTGCTCAATTGTACTGGGGAAAAAGGTCGCCCCCACTTCGCCAGCAACGGTTTCCAACTGTTTGATCGCTGCCGGGCGGTACACGTCGGCGCTGACCACCAGCACCTTTTTCTTCTGCTTGTCCTGGAGAAACTTGGCCAGCTTGGCCACCGAGGTGGTTTTACCTGCACCCTGCAGGCCCGCCATCAGGATCACCGCCGGGGGCTGCACCGACAGATTCAGGGCCTCATTGCTTTGGCCCATGATGTTCTCCAGCTCCTGCTGGACGATCTTGATAAACATCTGCCCGGGGCTCAGGCTCTTGCTGACTTCCTGCCCCACCGCGCGGCTGCGTACGGCCTCGACAAAGTCCTTCACTACCGGCAGGGCGACATCGGCCTCAAGCAACGCCATGCGCACATCGCGCATCGCATCCTTGATATTGTCCTCACTCAACCGGGC is part of the Spongiibacter taiwanensis genome and encodes:
- a CDS encoding homoserine dehydrogenase, with product MDPVKVGICGFGTVGSGTYAVLTRNAAEIAARVGAEIVVAEIGARRGCEDSDVGATAVNRDVFAVADNPEIDIVVELIGGTTTAKDLVLRAIENGKHVVTANKALIAEHGNEIFAVAAEKGVSVAFEAAVAGGIPIIKALREGLAGNRIQWLAGIINGTGNFILTEMRDKGRDFSDVLAEAQALGYAEADPTFDVEGIDAAHKLVILASLAFGIPLQFDKVYTEGISRIAPEDVTYAEELGYRIKHLGIARDTDNGIELRVHPTLIPVKRLIANVNGVMNAVLVQSDAVGPSLYYGAGAGSEPTASAVVADIIDVARTLGATPDARVPYLAFQQSALSAHPVLPIDEVETAFYLRMSAVDRPGVLSRVAQILSDEGISIEALIQKEPPEEANLVPMIILTNRTIEGKLSSAVAQIEGLESIVGEVTRIRVESLAG
- a CDS encoding DsbC family protein codes for the protein MKTKKTTFLRCASGLTLTLALTLTAACSKQASDADADKPAVAAGSSQAAGGDEAAIRQRFKTARPDVVISQVAPSDVAGIYRVELQNGPEIYVSADGKYFFLGDMYSVTETGFVNLAETRRNGERQKLMAEVKREDMIIFSPEGKPKGAVYVFTDVDCGYCQKLHKEVPELNAMGIEVRYLAYPRAGLGTPTYKKMESAWCADDRLAAMDALKDRRPIPEKSCDNPIAEEYKLGGEVGVTGTPAIVTTSGQLIPGYMPADRLAKVVLQSES
- the xerD gene encoding site-specific tyrosine recombinase XerD, with translation MAVDVPQSDLRLIDGYVDALWLEKGLAANTLEAYRRDLTFWAQWLAEREGVGLLQAGKAQVLAYLGAQGALQRSVRSSARLLSCLRGFYRYHLRESRIQVDPTADIDSPKLGRPLPKSLSERDVEALLLAPNVDEPLGLRDRAMLELLYASGLRVTELIGLQFSQVSTNQGVVKVIGKGNKERLVPMGEEALDWLQKYLRYGRPALCAGPPTEVIFLSQRGGQMTRQTFWHRIKHWATVAGIRATISPHTLRHAFATHLINHGADLRVVQLLLGHSDLSTTQIYTHVARERMKALHAAHHPRG
- the rplS gene encoding 50S ribosomal protein L19, whose protein sequence is MSTNKIIAELEAEQTAKELPEFGPGDTVVVQVKVKEGNRERLQAFEGVVIGVRNRALNSAFTVRKISHGVGVERTFQTYSPLIDSIQVKRRGDVRQAKLYYLRERSGRSARIKEKLANKG
- the trmD gene encoding tRNA (guanosine(37)-N1)-methyltransferase TrmD; protein product: MDIAVVTLFPEMFSAVSDYGVTGRAVSSGGLAISCVNPRYFTADRHQTVDDRPYGGGPGMVMMAPPLAKAITEAKAKVAQGAKVIYLSPQGQTLSQQRLEALAQEPALILLAGRYEGVDERLINELVDEELSIGDYVLSGGELAAMVVIDGVSRLLPGVLGHPLSAQQDSFTDGLLDCPHYTRPETYQGSSVPAVLTSGNHEAIRRWRLKQSLGRTWQRRPDLLEKCDLSEEQKLLLAEFIRECDD
- the rimM gene encoding ribosome maturation factor RimM (Essential for efficient processing of 16S rRNA), producing the protein MAGPGDYVVIAKITTVYGVKGWVKVHSFTDPLENFLNHSRCFYRRDKEWKALEIVTSQRHGKGIVAQLAGVDDRDAAREFCGVELAIANDALPSLEEGEYYWHQLIGLKVYTHQGGMQLLGEVSDLMETGANDVLVVKACQGSIDKQQRLVPYLPGQFVERIDLQAGEMLVDWDPAF
- the rpsP gene encoding 30S ribosomal protein S16; the protein is MVTIRLSRGGSKKRPFYHLTVTDSRSSRNGRFIERVGFFNPIARGQEERLRVDAARVEYWVSQGAQVSDRVAQLLKDSQKESAAA
- the ffh gene encoding signal recognition particle protein, translated to MFESLQERLSQTLRSVTGQARLSEDNIKDAMRDVRMALLEADVALPVVKDFVEAVRSRAVGQEVSKSLSPGQMFIKIVQQELENIMGQSNEALNLSVQPPAVILMAGLQGAGKTTSVAKLAKFLQDKQKKKVLVVSADVYRPAAIKQLETVAGEVGATFFPSTIEQKPVDIAKGAISEAKLRFFDVVIVDTAGRLHVDADMMTEITDLHAAINPVETLFVVDAMTGQDAANTAKAFNEALPLTGVILTKADADSRGGAALSVRHITGKPIKFIGTGEKTDALDPFYPDRIASRILGMGDILSLIDEAEAKLDKQKAEKLAKKLKKGKKFDLEDLRDQLQQMQQMGGLGGLLDKLPGMGNMAQMAQSQVDSKMFTRMEAIINSMTPAERRNPDILNGSRKRRITVGSGTEIQDLNRLLKQHKQMAKMMKKMGQKGGMTNMMRGMGGMMPPGGGRFPGM